The DNA region ACCTATGATCTCATCCAGCAGGGCGCGAGCGGCATTGTCTACGGCCGCAACATCATCCAGCACGAAAAGCCGGTGGCGATGACGCGCGCGCTGATGGCGATCGTGCACGAAGGCGCCAGTGTCAACCAGGCGCTCGCGCTGCTGAAAGATTAGCGCCGCAAAATTGCGCGGTCTGTTGCGCCGGCTCGCGGCTTCCCGGCGCTTGCCGGCAGCGCTCCCAACGCGCCGCTGGCGCCGTTGCCTTGCAGAACGCCGCGAGCACTCTGTTGCCCGGTGTCGTCCCGCAGGGATCTTGTGAGTCACTTGGCACAGCGCCTGGATTCTGGCCTTTGTTTCTGAGTACAGCTTGCGAGCGTGAGCAGATTTTGTGAGTCACTTGGCACAACGCCCAAATCCCCATGGGGATAGACCGCAACGCAAAGTAGATTGCCAGCAGATGAAAATGTTCTCAATGCGAGACGGACAAACTGCTGCTGCATGACCTTTCCAATAAATGACTGACCCAAACCCTCGTGAGACCCCATGCCTGCGCAACGCAAAATCCGCTTCGGCGTCATCGGCTGCGGCCTGATGGGCCGTGAATTTGCGGTGGCCTGTGGCCGCTGGCCCGCCCTGTTGGAGACCAAAGCCCGGCCTGAAATCGTGGCGATCTGTGATCTCAACGAAAAATTGTTCGACTGGTACACCGGCAATTTTTCCTCGATCAAGCTGGCCACGCGCAACTATCACGACTTGCTCGCCGCCTCAGAGGTGGACGCCGTTTACTGCGCCGTGCCGCATCACTTGCACGAACAATTCTATTGTGACATTCTCGCCGCCGGCAAGCATCTGCTGGGCGAGAAGCCTTTCGGCATCGATTTGGCCGCCAATCAACGCATCCTCGCCGCCATCGCACAGCATCCGAAACTGTTCGTGCGCTGCTCCTCGGAATATCCCTTCTACCCCGGCGGCCATCAGGTGCACAAGTACATTCTCGAGAATCCCTGGGGCCGCATCATCGAAGTCAACAGCGGCTATCTGCATTCTTCCGATCTGAATTTCAACAAAGCCATCAATTGGAAACGCACGCTGGCGATCAACGGCGAGTACGGCTGCCTGGGCGATCTCGGCATGCACGCGCTGCATTTGCCTTTGCGCGCGCGCTGGCTTCCCACGCGGCTGTATGCTGCGCTCACCAAGATCGTCACCCACCGGCCGGACGGCAAAGGCGGCATGGCGCCCTGCGAAACCTGGGACAATGCCACGCTGCACTGCGAAGTCAAGCACCCGAGCGAGGGCTATACCTTTCCGATGACGGTAAAGACCTATCGCATCGCGCCGGGCGAAACCGATACCTGGTACCTCGAAGTGCTGGGCACCAAATTCAGCGCGCGCTACAGCACCAAGTTCACCAAAACGCTGCAGACCATGCGCTACGAAAACGGCGGACCGCAAGTCTGGCAGCACGAGGATCTGGGCTATGCCTCGGCCTACACGACGGTGACCGGCGGCATTTTTGAATTCGGCTTCACCGATGCCATTCTGCAGATGTGGGCCGCTTTCATCGACGAGCTTCATGAGCCGCGGCCGAACATGCCCTTCGGCTGTATCACGCCGGAAGAAACCCTGCTGCAGCATAAGATTCTCACCGCGGCGCTGCACTCGGGCAAAACCGGCAATGCCGTTGCGGTATGACATGGTGATTGGCCTGGCAAACTCGTTTATTGCAAGTGCTCAGCAGCAAACGCTGAGAGAGTCTTGATCACAAAGCAAACATTTCAACCGCGCAGACGTGGTGAGCGCAGCGCCGTCACCTCAAATAG from bacterium includes:
- a CDS encoding Gfo/Idh/MocA family oxidoreductase, yielding MPAQRKIRFGVIGCGLMGREFAVACGRWPALLETKARPEIVAICDLNEKLFDWYTGNFSSIKLATRNYHDLLAASEVDAVYCAVPHHLHEQFYCDILAAGKHLLGEKPFGIDLAANQRILAAIAQHPKLFVRCSSEYPFYPGGHQVHKYILENPWGRIIEVNSGYLHSSDLNFNKAINWKRTLAINGEYGCLGDLGMHALHLPLRARWLPTRLYAALTKIVTHRPDGKGGMAPCETWDNATLHCEVKHPSEGYTFPMTVKTYRIAPGETDTWYLEVLGTKFSARYSTKFTKTLQTMRYENGGPQVWQHEDLGYASAYTTVTGGIFEFGFTDAILQMWAAFIDELHEPRPNMPFGCITPEETLLQHKILTAALHSGKTGNAVAV